The genome window TGCCGCTCGCGATCGCCGCGGATCATCCGTTCTGGATGGCGAGCGAAAAGGCGCCGGAGCAAAGCCCCGATGTCGTTCCCCAGCGTCATCCGGGCATGGTGATCATGCCGGCGGGCGGCGATGTCGTGGCGCTGTCATCAGGCCAGGAAAACCTGCAGATGCGTTTCGGCACCGAAAAATATGCGAAGTTCGCTTATTCCACCCGCTACGGCTTCAGCGTCGAATCCGACGAACGCGCCTTTGGCCTCGCCGCCTTCGATTCGATGCTGGCCTTCAGCGATGACGGCCTGCACTACCGCGTGCGCGAAACCAATGAGCAGGCCAGGCTCGCAGGCGACGTGCTTTATGCGAAATGGTCGCCTTTCCCCGATGTCGGTGTCGAAACCTGGCTGGTGCCCGCAGCTCCCTGGCATATCCGCCTCCATCGGATCAGGGCAGGCCGGCCGCTTCGGATCGCCGAAGGCGGCTTTGCCATCGGCCGCCGGGATTTTGAGCAGGACACGCTGTCGGCTTCGGAGGGCGTCGCCTATGCGATCGGCGAAGCCGATTTTACCGGCATTCTCGACCTCGGCTCCTCGGTCAAACGCGCCGGGCTGGCGCAGAAGGCGCAGCCCAATACCAATGTGATCGTCGCCAAGACTATCGTGCCGCAACTGCGCGGCCAGATTCCGGCTGGTGAAACCATCTTGGTGACGGCGGTGCTGGCGCTGGGCGATCCCGCTGCCGTCTCGTCTGTGTGGACGCGGCCGCCGAAAGCGCCTGATATTGCGGCGCTGGAGGCCCTGGTGCGGGAAAAGGGCGTCGCCGTCAGCGCCATCGAAGCGCCCGGACAGATGCCATGAGTCGTCCGGCAATCGTCCTTGCCATGGAGCCATCGCGCACAGAGCATGTCCTGCCCGATGCGGTCCTGCGCCGGCTCGATACCATCGGTCGCCTGCTGGACCCCGAGCCGTTGCAGCGCTTGGACGACGCGCGGGCAAGACGCCTGCTCTCCGAAGCCGAAATTCTGATCACCGGCTGGGGCGCGCCCTATGTCGGGCCTGAGATTCCCGCGGCCGCACCGCAGCTTCGCCTCATCGTCCATGCGGCGGGCACGGTGAAGGGCATCATCGACGAAGCCATCTTCGAAACCGGCATCATAGCGGTCAGCCATTCGGCCGAGGCCAATGCCGTGCCGGTTGCCGAATTCACGCTCGCCGCGATCCTCTTCGCCGGCAAACGCGCCTTCCGTTTCCGCGATCTCTACGTCGCCGACCGCAACCGCGATCGGACCTATCCGATGCAGCGCCAGGCGATCGGGAATTATGGCCGCACTCTCGGCATCGTCGGCGCCTCGCGCATCGGCAGGCGCGTCATCGAGTTCTTGAAACCCTTCGATTACAGGCTGCTGCTGTTCGATCCCATGCTCGATGCCGTCGAGGCAGCCGGATTGGGAGCGGAAAAGGTCGATCTCGACGCATTGATGCGGCGAGCCGATATCATCTCCCTGCACGCGCCGTCGCTGCCGTCGACGCAGCATATGATCGATGCGCGGAGACTGTCGCTGATGAAGGACGGGGCAACGCTCATCAACACCGCGCGCGGCATCCTCATTGATGAGGCCGCCCTGCTTTCGGAGCTGAAGACCGGCCGCATCGACGCGGTCATCGACGTGACCGATCCCGAGATTCCGGACGCGGGTTCCGCATTCTACGATCTGCCCAACGTCTTCCTGACGCCGCATATCGCCGGCGCCATCGGGCTGGAACGGGGGCGCCTCGGCGAGATGGCGGTGGACGAGGTCGAGCGTTTTATGACCGGCCGGCCGCTGCTCTACCAGATCCGCCGAGAGAATCTGGAAAACATCGCCTGACGCTTATTCCCCGTCCAGCGGGGTTCTGCGTCAGCGTGGTGTCCTCAGCGAATTGGGCGAACCGTCATTGGCAAGCTCGGGCATCAGCTCGGCGATATCGACGACTTTACCGGTGCGCGAGCTCGTCAGCGCGGCAATGCCGCAGAGCACGGACATGGCGCCCGCCCGCGTGCCGGCCCGCTGAGCGAGCCTGTCTTCCATGTCGGGTTTGAAGATCATGTTGCGCATCCGGTCGTCGCCGCCGTAATGGCCGCCGGTGAAATGCGGAACGACGATGCGCTCTACCGCCTCTCTGCCGTTGGGGAAATTGCGGATCAGCTGGATCGTGTCCTGCTTCGGCTCTTCCCAGGGCTGAGCCTCATACTGGCGAAGCTCGATGCGCCCCTTGGTGCCGTTGAAGGCGAGGTGATGGCCTTCGATCGGCTGGAAGGTGTTCAGCGAATAGGAGACGTGGACATTGTTGCGGTAGCGGAGGCTGACCACCATCGTATCGGGAATGTCGATATCCTCGCGAAAGACGCACCCGTCGCGGAAGTAGCCGTCGATCTCAGAGGGATCCTCGTAAAGCTGATCGAGGAAGGGATCGGCTTCGAGATCGAGATAGTAGTCGCATTCCTGCGTGTGCGGACAGAGCTTGCAGCGGGGGCCGCGGAACGGGCCCTTGCGGCCGTAATTCTGCAGGTCGGCAAAGGAGGTGACGGACTCGGGATCGCTGTCGAGATACCAGTTCAGCAGGTCGAAATGGTGGGTGGCCTTGTGGACGAACAGGCTGCCGGAATTTTCCGTATAGGCATGCCAGCGGCGGAAGTAATCGGCGCCGTGCTTGGTGTTGAGATACCAGTGAAAATCGACCGAGGTCACCCGGCCGATCTCGCCGGCATTCAGCAATTCCTTGATCTTGGCCGCCGTCGGCGCATAGCGGTAGTTGAAGGAGACGTCGACCCGGCGGCCGGTGCGCTTTTCGGCATCCAGAATCCTGCGAATTTTCTCGATCGAGGTGGTCATCGGCTTTTCGGTGATGACGTCGATGCCGGACTCCAGCGCCCGCACGATGATATCGTCATGCGTATGGTCGGGCGTGCAGACGATGGCCAGATCCGGCTTCTGCTCGGTCAGCATGGAATCGATATTGTCATAGAGCGGCGCATTGCTGCCGATCATGTTGCGGGCGCGCTCGCCGCGAAGCGAATTCTTCTCGACGATGGCTGTGAGGTCGACATGTTCGCGCCAGCCGGCAAGCAGATCCTTGCCCCACATGGTGGTGCCGCGGTTTCCGGTGCCGATGAGGGCAAAACGGCGTTTCTCCATCGAATGATCCTCCTGCATGCGTGATGAAACAAATATTGAAAATCAGATCTGGCAGCAGCTCCGGAAGCGCTCGACGCAAGTGGCGATCACCTCGTCGGCCGGGCGTTTCCACCAGGTCTCGGCCGAAAAGATCTCCACCTCCTGTGCGCCGAAGAAGCCGGCAGCTTCGATCATCCGTCTTATGCCTTTGAGGTCGATGACGCCATCGCCCATCATGCCGCGGTCGAGCAGCATGTTCTTGGTCGGCACCAGCCAGTCGCAGATGTGATGGGCAAAGATGCGTTTCATCCGTCCGGCGCGGGCGATCTGGTTGGCAAGATCGGGATCCCACCAGACATGATAGACGTCGATCGCCACGCCGACATCCTCACCGAGCGGCTCGCACATGTCGAGCGCCTGGCCGAGTGTGTTCACGCAGGCCCGGTCGGCGGCATACATCGGATGCAGCGGCTCGATGGCGAGCTTCACGCCGGCTGCCTGCGCATGCGGCAGCACGGCGGCAATGCCGTCGAACACCATCTGCCGTGCCGCGACAATATCCTTCGAGCTGCCCGGCAGGCCGCCGACGACGAGCACCAGGCAATCGGCTGCGAAGGCTGCCGCCTCGTCGATCGCACGTCTGTTGTCGTCGAGGTTTTTCTGCCAGTCGGCATCGTTTGCCGCCGGAAAGAAGCCGCCGCGGCAAAGCCCGGTCAGCTTAATGCCGTTCGATTTGACGATCCGCACCGCCTCGTCGAGCCCGGCTTTGGCGACCTGGTCGCGCCAGGGCGCGATCGAGGTGATGCCGTGCTTCAGGCAGATATCGACGGCCTCGGCAAAGCCGCATTGCTCGCGGATCGTCGCCAGATTGATCGAAAGCCCTTCGACCTGCATGTCATTCTCCTCCCGCGCCGTCTCGCGCTTAGTTGACGCCGTGGACGGCGAGCACCTGTTTCATCCGCCTTGTCGCGAGGTCCGGATCGGCCAGCACCCGCGCCTTGTCGGCCAGGCGGAAGAGTTCGGCCAGATGCGTCAGCGAGCGGGTGCTCTGCTGGCCGCCCACCATGGTGAAATGATCCTGCAGGCCGTTAAGATAGGCGAGGAAGACGACACCGGTCTTGTAGAAGCGGGTCGGCGCCTTGAAGATGTGGCGCGACAGCGGCACGGTCGGCTCAAGCAGATCGAAGAACTCGTGATTGCTCTTGCGGCCGAGCGCGTCGAGTGCTGCGGACGCTGCCGGGGCGATCGCATCGAAAATGCCGAGCAGCGCGTCCGAATGACCCTGTTCGTCGCCGGCGATCAGTTCGGCATAATTGAAGTCGTCGCCGGTATACATGCGCACGGCTCTGGGCAGTTGCCGGCGCATGGTCACTTCCTTCTCCTTGGAAAGCAGCGAGACCTTGATGCCGTCGACCTTGGAGGCATTGGCTTCGATCACCTCAAGGCAGGTTTCCATGGCTTTCAGGTGATCGCCATTGCCCCAATATCCCTCAAGCGCCGGATCGAACATTTCGCCCAGCCAGTGGATGATGACAGGTTCCCTGACCTGGCGAAGGATGCGGTCATAGACCCTCACATAATCGTCCGGTCCCTTGGCGGCGACAGCCAGCGCCCGGCTCGCCATCAGGATGATGCGGCCGCCGGCTGCCTCCACCGTTTCGATCTGCTCCTCATAGGCCCGGAGGATCGTATCGATCGTGACGTCGGGTCCGGGTGTCAGATGATCGGTGCCGGCGCCGCAGGCGATCAGCGCATCCTTGCGGCCGGCCGCTTCGCTCAGCGCCCGGCGGATCAGCTCGCGCGCTTCCGGCCAGCCGAGGCCCATGCCGCGCTGGGCCGTATCCATCGCCTCGGCGACGCCGAGGCCGAGATCCCAGAGCCGGTGGCGGAAGGCCAGCGTCCGCTCCCAGTCGATCGCCGGCGTCAGCCAGGGATCATTGTCGCCGAGCGGATCGGCGACCACATGGGCGGCGGCAAAGGCGATGCGCGGGAAGCTGTTGGCGTCGCGCTGCTTCAGCTCGATCGGCGTGCCGGTCAGCGCATAGGGGACGACCTTGCCGTCGAGGGGGAGATTGATCGTCGTCACGGCTCAGAACTCCAGTGCCGGAACATCGAGCCAGCGGCGTTCGGCCCAGGATTTCAGCCCGAGTTCGGCCAGCTGTACGCCCTTGGCGCCGGCCTCCAGGCCATAGGGCCAGGGCGCATCTTCGACGACATGGCGGATGAACATTTCCCACTGCGCCTTGAAGCCGTTGTCGAAGGCCTGGGTGTCCGGGACTTCGTCCCAGGTCTTGTAGAAGTCGATCGTCTGCGGCTGGTCTGGGTTCCAGACCGGCTTCGGCGTGTTGACGCGGTGCTGGCTCCAGCATTTCGTCAGGC of Rhizobium sp. BT04 contains these proteins:
- a CDS encoding sugar phosphate isomerase/epimerase, with product MQVEGLSINLATIREQCGFAEAVDICLKHGITSIAPWRDQVAKAGLDEAVRIVKSNGIKLTGLCRGGFFPAANDADWQKNLDDNRRAIDEAAAFAADCLVLVVGGLPGSSKDIVAARQMVFDGIAAVLPHAQAAGVKLAIEPLHPMYAADRACVNTLGQALDMCEPLGEDVGVAIDVYHVWWDPDLANQIARAGRMKRIFAHHICDWLVPTKNMLLDRGMMGDGVIDLKGIRRMIEAAGFFGAQEVEIFSAETWWKRPADEVIATCVERFRSCCQI
- a CDS encoding hydroxyacid dehydrogenase, which gives rise to MSRPAIVLAMEPSRTEHVLPDAVLRRLDTIGRLLDPEPLQRLDDARARRLLSEAEILITGWGAPYVGPEIPAAAPQLRLIVHAAGTVKGIIDEAIFETGIIAVSHSAEANAVPVAEFTLAAILFAGKRAFRFRDLYVADRNRDRTYPMQRQAIGNYGRTLGIVGASRIGRRVIEFLKPFDYRLLLFDPMLDAVEAAGLGAEKVDLDALMRRADIISLHAPSLPSTQHMIDARRLSLMKDGATLINTARGILIDEAALLSELKTGRIDAVIDVTDPEIPDAGSAFYDLPNVFLTPHIAGAIGLERGRLGEMAVDEVERFMTGRPLLYQIRRENLENIA
- a CDS encoding dihydrodipicolinate synthase family protein, with amino-acid sequence MTTINLPLDGKVVPYALTGTPIELKQRDANSFPRIAFAAAHVVADPLGDNDPWLTPAIDWERTLAFRHRLWDLGLGVAEAMDTAQRGMGLGWPEARELIRRALSEAAGRKDALIACGAGTDHLTPGPDVTIDTILRAYEEQIETVEAAGGRIILMASRALAVAAKGPDDYVRVYDRILRQVREPVIIHWLGEMFDPALEGYWGNGDHLKAMETCLEVIEANASKVDGIKVSLLSKEKEVTMRRQLPRAVRMYTGDDFNYAELIAGDEQGHSDALLGIFDAIAPAASAALDALGRKSNHEFFDLLEPTVPLSRHIFKAPTRFYKTGVVFLAYLNGLQDHFTMVGGQQSTRSLTHLAELFRLADKARVLADPDLATRRMKQVLAVHGVN
- a CDS encoding Gfo/Idh/MocA family protein, coding for MEKRRFALIGTGNRGTTMWGKDLLAGWREHVDLTAIVEKNSLRGERARNMIGSNAPLYDNIDSMLTEQKPDLAIVCTPDHTHDDIIVRALESGIDVITEKPMTTSIEKIRRILDAEKRTGRRVDVSFNYRYAPTAAKIKELLNAGEIGRVTSVDFHWYLNTKHGADYFRRWHAYTENSGSLFVHKATHHFDLLNWYLDSDPESVTSFADLQNYGRKGPFRGPRCKLCPHTQECDYYLDLEADPFLDQLYEDPSEIDGYFRDGCVFREDIDIPDTMVVSLRYRNNVHVSYSLNTFQPIEGHHLAFNGTKGRIELRQYEAQPWEEPKQDTIQLIRNFPNGREAVERIVVPHFTGGHYGGDDRMRNMIFKPDMEDRLAQRAGTRAGAMSVLCGIAALTSSRTGKVVDIAELMPELANDGSPNSLRTPR